The window ACCCACTCGTTCGCAAGTAGAAGATTATTTTTACTTCGCCGAGACCCTGCATATTCAAAAAGTGGCATCTGGACTGCTGCTGCTCAGTCGTGCCATCACCAGTGTTCTCATACACTTTTTCGACCGTGAAGCCCAAGTGTTGTTGTATCTCGGTTTCTGAAACCAGACAGGGACCACTGTTAGCTAACGACGGTGTGTTACCTCCCATAAACGAACGCCACGACGGGAGGGAGGAAGATTTTTGGCCGCTAACACCACCCTGGCTGCTCGTTATCACATCCCTGATTTTTTCTCCGGAACTCTTAACACCTGCCAGACCCTTTTCACCAAGCACCTTGTGCCCTTTTTCAATCTGTTCGAAAAAACCCTTTTCTCTGGAACCCGAGTTACCGGAATCCGAGATTCCTGAATTTGATCGACCAGGAATATGAAGCGGTTCGATACCTCCGTAGCGGCTGTACATAAGGTGTGCAAGCTCTGTCAGCTTTGGCAGATCATCCAGTGCCGCTTTCGGCTTCAGATAGAGCGAGATGGTCAATATGCTACCCCTCTTGGCCATACCGCCATGGTTCTGGTCCCACGATTCACTTCCCAATATTTTCACTTGAAGCACTCCATTTCTGGATAGGGATGCAAAAGCGGATTCTCCAACCCCGGGAACATCAATGGGAGATTCTGCATCGTTTCGCATGCGTTCAAATGAACTTGCGGTGGTACTTCCGGTGTCTATCCATATCTTTACCCGGTCGTAGCTGCTGAACTGTGAATCGATCCGGCACCCCTCCTTCGGCTCCCCGGTTCGCTGGTCGGTTTCCCCTGTACTTACACCGTTTTTCACCGGTGCATCAAGTACTTCTGATACCTCCTCAGGAGTCAAGAGATCGCAAACCCCGCCGATTCCGGGACCACTATTGTGTGGTTGGCCGGGATACCAGACGCATTTCCATACACCCGTTCCCAGTTTCCCCGTTGCCTTCCAGGTGTCAGCATCCAGTAATTCATATGTCCCCCCGTCCTCCCACTGAGGAGAGCTGAGCGTCCATTTGTCATTGGATGCCTCTAATATTCCCCGGTGCTGTGCTTTCGTGTCCTGGCCGTGTAACCGATAGTGTCCGTCTGCTCTAACTACCCAGTACAGATCCCAATTGATACCAACCAGTTTCCATGTGCCCACGAGCCGCGAATCTACTCCTCCATGCGATAAATCAGCATGAAAGATTGCCATGGTAAATACGACCATGAGGATTAAGGCAAAACGAAATGTGGATCTCATATCATACTCCTTTCGTTAACGTTTTCTCTTGCATCATGGACTTAAGATAGACTCTGTGAACAAGATGATGAATAATAACAGCGCCAAAACCGGCACAGAAAGTCTCACAAAATGGTAGTGTAAACAACCCACATTTCCCTCCCTCCCGATTAATTTAATGACCTGATGTTATGGTAAATGAGCCGCTCGCCACTTTTTCACCTTCTACAATAATATCCACCCGGTAGGTTCCGGTTTCCCAGTTCCCGGGCTGACTCCAGCCATAACCGTGAAAATGAGAAGAAGATGTCCTGCCCTGTTGAATGGAGGACTCCTTTGACTGACGAATGATAATGTTTCCATGTGGATCATAGTATTCTGCCGTTATGGTGAAATAGCTCTTCTTAGTTGGACTTGGGTAATTAAGGCTAAGCTCCCAATTTACGTTCCGAGTTGTCGACCTGGGGAAACTGGTACCATACTCACCCTTTCCACAGGGTTTCCAACTATTTCCTGTTTCATAGAAACGTAATCCCGCGACCCTCGCATTCATGGACGGTATAACAACTTTTTCACCCCCGGTAATCATACTCTGGTTGTCTGCCGGATGTAAGACCTGATCTTCCTCTTTATGCTGTTCTTTACGATTGTTTTCTGTACTCTTATGCAGTTGCTCACCGCTACCGGATTTTTGATCCTCCTCCCTAACAGGCTGCTGAATTTTTTCAGACGAAAGATTTCCCGTTGTTACGGTAAAAGTGCCGCTTGCCACTCTTTGACCTTCGACAAACAGATCTGCCCGATAGGTACCTTGTTTCCATTTTCCGGGTTCATTCCAGCCATATCCTGAATTATGGTACGATGAGGTCCAGCCAGTTTCGATATAGGAATTCGTAACCCATTCTCTGATGAGATTGCCCTCGGGATCATAATATTTTGCCATAATATTAAAATCTGTCCTCCGGTTCTGTTTAGGAAAGGCGAGAATGAGCTCCCAGTAGATATACCTTGCACCGGACTGAGAAAAAAGGGTTTGGTACGTTCTCTGCCCATATGGCGTATCTTCCATCCCACTTTCATAAAAACGCAGCTCCGTGACAGATCCATTAATCGTTGGTATAAAGTTCTCCTTCTCTCCTCTCTGTTTACTGAGATCTTCAACAGTCTTTGAGGACTCCTCTTTGCTCTTCGACACCCGGGTATCAGCCCCGCTCGAACTCGACAGATCTTTTTCTGAGGCCTTACGGAGCTTATTGAGAAACTCCGCATCTACCTTTTGACCCAAATCCACTGCCTTCTCTACATCCTCCAGGGCATTCCGGTAGTCACCCTTCTGGTTATGTGCAATACCCCGATTGTAGTAGGCGAGAGCATACGTGGAATTCAGCTTTATGGCCTGAGTGTAATCGGCAATCGCCTTCTCATTCTCACCTTTGTTCTTGAAAGCAACACCCCGTCCGACATAGACTTTTGCATGTTTGGGGTCGAGCTTTATGGCCTGATCGTAATCGGCAATGGCTTTGTCATACTGGCCATTTTTACCGTAGGCAAGGCCACGGTCGCAGTAAACTCTAAAGTCATTGGGGTTAAGCTTTAAGGACAGGCTATACGCAGTAATGGCCTTGTCATAAAAGCCTCCCTTATAATGGGCAAGACCAAACTTGTAGAAGGAATCCTTATACTCAGGATTGAGCGCCATAGCCTTGTTAATCTCTGCAATCGCTTCATCCCACCTCTCATTATTATAATACTCCAGACCTTTTTCAAAATAAATGTCTGCCTCGTCAGCAGCCGGAGAACTCTTTTTGTGTGGCACACCTCCATATGTTATGGTAAAGGTACCGCTGGTCACATTCTGATTATCAACAAAAATATCTACCCGGTAAGTACCTATTTCCCAGTTTCCCGGAGTTTTCCACCCATATCCATGATAGTGATAGGAAGAGGTCCATCCCGGCTCTATGTTAGATTGCAGCTTTAAGCGCGTCATAACATTTCCGTGGGGATTATAGAATTTTGACACTATGGTAAAATAACTCTTTCGGTTTGACTTTGGGAAAGCGAGCGTCATCTCCCAGTATATGTACCGGGTAGCGGACTTCGAGAATACGGTGCTATACTTTCTCTGACCATAGGGTTGACCCTTAACATCACCTTCAAAAAAACGTAATCCTGTTACTTTCGCATTGAGTGATGAGATAAATTGATTATCGCAAAAGGCGAACCGTGCTGTTAAGAGCACTGTGAAAAAAAAGATCCAGAAACCGTAAAGTAAACATCCTGCCTGTAATCTGGAAATAAATAGAGACTCGGATCTCACAACCTTCTCAAG is drawn from Candidatus Scalindua sp. and contains these coding sequences:
- a CDS encoding tetratricopeptide repeat protein yields the protein MNNYHFSSGVPLASPITTPPNASSAPSHVVALEKVVRSESLFISRLQAGCLLYGFWIFFFTVLLTARFAFCDNQFISSLNAKVTGLRFFEGDVKGQPYGQRKYSTVFSKSATRYIYWEMTLAFPKSNRKSYFTIVSKFYNPHGNVMTRLKLQSNIEPGWTSSYHYHGYGWKTPGNWEIGTYRVDIFVDNQNVTSGTFTITYGGVPHKKSSPAADEADIYFEKGLEYYNNERWDEAIAEINKAMALNPEYKDSFYKFGLAHYKGGFYDKAITAYSLSLKLNPNDFRVYCDRGLAYGKNGQYDKAIADYDQAIKLDPKHAKVYVGRGVAFKNKGENEKAIADYTQAIKLNSTYALAYYNRGIAHNQKGDYRNALEDVEKAVDLGQKVDAEFLNKLRKASEKDLSSSSGADTRVSKSKEESSKTVEDLSKQRGEKENFIPTINGSVTELRFYESGMEDTPYGQRTYQTLFSQSGARYIYWELILAFPKQNRRTDFNIMAKYYDPEGNLIREWVTNSYIETGWTSSYHNSGYGWNEPGKWKQGTYRADLFVEGQRVASGTFTVTTGNLSSEKIQQPVREEDQKSGSGEQLHKSTENNRKEQHKEEDQVLHPADNQSMITGGEKVVIPSMNARVAGLRFYETGNSWKPCGKGEYGTSFPRSTTRNVNWELSLNYPSPTKKSYFTITAEYYDPHGNIIIRQSKESSIQQGRTSSSHFHGYGWSQPGNWETGTYRVDIIVEGEKVASGSFTITSGH